Sequence from the Enhydrobacter sp. genome:
TTCGTGCCGGGCAAGGGCGAGGAGAAGGCCGAGCTGCGCGAGATGCGCCTCGACATCTGCCGCCAGTTCGCGATCCCGGGCGGCCATCGCATCGTCGACGTCGAGATCCCGCAACGGCGCCGCCAGCCCGCCGACTATCTCGCCGCCGTCGACGACTGGCACGCCGAGATCGCGAGCCGCTACGAGCGGGCGTTCCTCGCCGAGCTCGGCGAGGGCGAACGCGGCTCGCTGCTGGTGTGGGGCGACCCCTCGCTCTACGACAGCACGCTACGCCTGCTCGAGCGGATCGCCGCGCGCGGCACGGCGCTCGAGGTCGAGGTGATCCCGGGTCTCAGCAGCGTGCAGCTGCTGGCGGCACGTCACGGCATCGCGCTCAACCGCATCGGCGGGCCGGTGCTGCTGGCGCCGGCGCGCAAGCTGGCCGACGGCATCCTGCCGGTGGGCGTCGACGACGTCGTCGTGGTGCTGGACGGCGAGTTGACGTTCAGGCGCTTCGACGGCGAGGCCTTCGACATCTACTGGGGCGCCTGCCTCGGCTCGCCGGACGAGATTCTGATCGCCGGCCGGCTGGTTGACGTGCGCCAGCGTATCGAAGCAGCGCGCGAGCAGGTCCGCCACCGCAAGGGCTGGATCATGGACGTCTACCTGCTGCGCCGGCGTTAGTCCCTCAGTGCCGTTGATGGCCGGGCTGGGCCGCCCCCATCGCCTCGGCTGCGAGCTCGACGTCGATCCGGCCCGCCTTTTCAAAGACCAGCGCCACCGGCACCCTGGCGCCCTGGGCGATCGGCGCCTTGAGCTCCATGAACATCAGGTGATAGCCGCCGGGCTTGAGGACGACGGTGGCACCCGGCGGAATCTCGAGCCCCTTGTCGATTTCGCGCATGCGCATGACCGAGCCTTCCATCTTCATCTCGTGCACCTCGACCTTCAGCGACACGGGACTGGCGGCCGACATCAACCGGTCGGCCGACGCGCCCTTGTTGGTGATGGCGAGGAAGCCGCCCGCGGTGCGGGCGGTGGATGGGGTGGCGCGCGTCCAGGGCTGGGCGATCTCGAGATCGCCCAGCTTGTAGGTTTGGGCGACGGCGGGGAATGCCATCGCGATCAGGGCGGCGGCGGCGAAGAGACGACGTGAGAACCTCGCGACCGCGGTGGCCGCGCGAATTGGAACTGGAGACATGGAATATCCTTCGAATGACGCAACGACACGCGCGCGACAGTCGTCGCGCGCGCACGGAAGTGGTCAGACGACCGGGGAGGGGGGCCCGCGCGGCTGGTTCGGCCCGTCTCGGATCTTGCCGGACAGAGGCCGATCGGTCGACTGAAGCCGCGCGACCACGACGGCCGGCGGTTCGATGGCGATGAAGGCGGTGGAAGGTTCGCCGCCGACTTGCGCATGGGCGAGCCCGAGGCAGCACTCGTGCTTTTCGGCGACGACGGGCGACTGCCCCGCCTTGTTGTCGGGATCGGCGACGGCGGCGCGGCAGAACATCGACCACAGCGCGCCCGTCGCACCGTCGTGCAGCAACGCGGCATGAACCAGCGGCTGCAGGAAATTGAGCGTGATCGCGAACAGGGCGACGGCGAGCGCCGCCTGCTTCCCGGCCGATACGGCTGGCTTGCGATCCATAAGCATACTCTACAATTCTACAGGCCGAGCGCCAGCAACCTTCGGTCGCGGCTCTTGCGCGCATGCGTGCGCAGTTGCCACAAGGCGCCGAGGTGAAGGCCGGGCAACTCGATCGTTCCGTTCGCCAACCGGTCGAGGAAGTCCCGCCACGGCATCACATGGGTGTGGATGATCTCGCCCGGATCCGGAGTTGGCTCGGCGACGCGCCGCGCGCCGAGGGCGAGGAAGGCGTGGACGGAATTGTTCTGACGCGCCGTGTTGGCCGTGGCGCTGCCCAGCGCGATCCATTCGTCGGCCGCGTAGCCCGTCTCCTCCCGCAGTTCGCGCTTCATCGCCGCCATCACGTCCTCGCCGGGCTCCGGCACGCCGCACGGCAGCTCGACGGAGTTTCGCCGCACGCCGTGGCGATATTCCTCGATCAGCACGATTTCCTGCGCCGCCGTCAGCGTGACGGCGCAGATCCACTCGGGAAATTCCAGCGTGTGATAGGGAGCGAGCACGGTGCCGTTGGCGAGCCGCACCGTGTCGCTCCTGACCGCGAGCCAGCGATCGCGAAAGGAGTCCTTCGAATCGAGCACTTCCCACGGCGCCGGGTCGTAGTTCGCCATCAGACGGCAGTCCAACCGCCGTCGACGACCAGTTCCGCGCCAGTGACGTAGGACGATTCGTCGGAGGCCAGGAAGAGAATGGCGTAGGCCACCTCGTCGACCTCGCCGGCACGGCCCATCGGGACGCCCTTCAGGGTCTTGGCGCGCATGGCGGGATCGGCCGTGCGGCCGGAGGTGCGCATCGGCGGCATCAGGCCGGGATGCACCGAGTTGACCCGGATGCCGTCCTTGCCGTGCTGCGCGGCGCCCGCCTTGGTGATCAGCCGGACCGCGCCCTTCGAGGCATTGTAGCCGACATGGATGTAGCCTTGGCCGACGATGCCC
This genomic interval carries:
- a CDS encoding copper chaperone PCu(A)C, which produces MSPVPIRAATAVARFSRRLFAAAALIAMAFPAVAQTYKLGDLEIAQPWTRATPSTARTAGGFLAITNKGASADRLMSAASPVSLKVEVHEMKMEGSVMRMREIDKGLEIPPGATVVLKPGGYHLMFMELKAPIAQGARVPVALVFEKAGRIDVELAAEAMGAAQPGHQRH
- a CDS encoding NUDIX hydrolase encodes the protein MANYDPAPWEVLDSKDSFRDRWLAVRSDTVRLANGTVLAPYHTLEFPEWICAVTLTAAQEIVLIEEYRHGVRRNSVELPCGVPEPGEDVMAAMKRELREETGYAADEWIALGSATANTARQNNSVHAFLALGARRVAEPTPDPGEIIHTHVMPWRDFLDRLANGTIELPGLHLGALWQLRTHARKSRDRRLLALGL
- the cobF gene encoding precorrin-6A synthase (deacetylating) encodes the protein MRKLSVIGIGVGDPDHLTLQAVEALRRTDVFFVPGKGEEKAELREMRLDICRQFAIPGGHRIVDVEIPQRRRQPADYLAAVDDWHAEIASRYERAFLAELGEGERGSLLVWGDPSLYDSTLRLLERIAARGTALEVEVIPGLSSVQLLAARHGIALNRIGGPVLLAPARKLADGILPVGVDDVVVVLDGELTFRRFDGEAFDIYWGACLGSPDEILIAGRLVDVRQRIEAAREQVRHRKGWIMDVYLLRRR